In the genome of Pseudodesulfovibrio sp. S3, the window TGGGCACGTCCCGGTCTACTATATCCAGCACACCACCGAGGGCGCGGGGTCCGATTTTGAAAAGGATTCTCACAATTGGCTTATCAGACCGGAAATCGCCCCGAAGAAAGGGGACCATATTACATTTAAAACTTCCTACGATGCTTTCTGGAAGACCGATTTCGATGCCAATCTGAAGCAGCTTGGCGCAAGGAAACTCGTCTTTTGCGGTTTGCAGACCGAGTGCTGTGTGGATACCACGGTGCGCAGTGCCCTGGCGCACGGTTATAAATCCGTGCTGGTGGGCGATGCGCATACTTCGTACGACAATGGCGTGCTTACGGGGGGGCAGATTGTGGCCCACCACAATCAGACGTTGCATCGGCGGTTTTGTACGGTGATGACGGCGGAGAATGTCTGTTTCGACTAACCGGAT includes:
- a CDS encoding isochorismatase family protein codes for the protein MSGATVLVVVDVQNIMFETPGYEPFEGERVLKTIAGLIAAARHGHVPVYYIQHTTEGAGSDFEKDSHNWLIRPEIAPKKGDHITFKTSYDAFWKTDFDANLKQLGARKLVFCGLQTECCVDTTVRSALAHGYKSVLVGDAHTSYDNGVLTGGQIVAHHNQTLHRRFCTVMTAENVCFD